Genomic DNA from Salinibacter pepae:
TCGTTCTGGTAGTAGGAGACGTCAATTCGACGCTGGCGTGTGGTCTCGTGGCTACGAAGATACACGTTCCCGTGGCACACGTGGAGGCAGGCCTTCGAAGTGGAGATCGAGACATGCCGGAGGAAATCAACCGTCTCCTCACGGATACAATTGCCGATTTCCTCTTTGTCACCGAGCAAGACGGCGTCGACAACTTGAAGGCCGAAGGCGTTTCCGACGACCGGATCTTCTTCGTCGGCAACGTGATGATTGACTCTCTCGTCTTCTTTCGGGAAAAGGCGGCTCGGACAGGCATCGTTGAAGAGTTGGACTTCACCTCGGGACGCTACGCTGTGATGACGATGCATCGGCCCTCAAATGTAGACAATCAAGAGGGGCTTAGGCGTCTTCTTGAGACGATCGAGCGGATCGCGGATCTCGTGCCGCTGGTGTTTCCGATGCATCCGCGCACCCGCAATCGATTTGATGAGTTCGGGCTGGCGGATCGTCTGGAGGCTGTTGAGGATCTAATTCTCTTGGAACCGCTCGGCTATCTCGAATTTCTGCGGCTCATGGAAGAGGCCGGCGTTGTAGTGACGGACTCTGGCGGCATACAGGAGGAGACGACCTTTCTGCAAGTACCGTGTCTTACGCTTCGCGATAGCACCGAGCGGCCCATTACAATCACGCAGGGAACGAACGAGTTGATGGATCTGGATCCGAAAAACGTGGGTCAGCGCGTTCAGGAGATATTGAGTGGAGACCGCCCAGACGGACAAATTCCACAGAAGTGGGACGGCAAGGCCGCCGAACGAATTGCAGGACATATCGAAAATCATCTTGCCCCGGCCACTGCATAAGATGTCCGTTTTTCTTCTCCGGAAGAGGCTTGCAGTGACATGCACGTCTGCGTCACCGGCGGTGCCGGCTTCATCGGTGGGCACCTCTGTCGCCGTCTCTTGAATGGCGGCCACCACGTCACCGCCATCGACAACTTCGACCCCTTCTACCCGCGTGCCATGAAAGAAGAGGGGATCGAGGACTTTCCCCGAGAGCGCTTCACGCTCATCGAGGCGGACATTGGCGACACCGAC
This window encodes:
- the wecB gene encoding non-hydrolyzing UDP-N-acetylglucosamine 2-epimerase → MKIISVVGARPNFMKVAPLHRAFEVQGAIDESFIVHTGQHYDEQMSDIFFEQLELPRPDRYLGVGSASHAQQTARVMTAFEEVVEEEEPDLVLVVGDVNSTLACGLVATKIHVPVAHVEAGLRSGDRDMPEEINRLLTDTIADFLFVTEQDGVDNLKAEGVSDDRIFFVGNVMIDSLVFFREKAARTGIVEELDFTSGRYAVMTMHRPSNVDNQEGLRRLLETIERIADLVPLVFPMHPRTRNRFDEFGLADRLEAVEDLILLEPLGYLEFLRLMEEAGVVVTDSGGIQEETTFLQVPCLTLRDSTERPITITQGTNELMDLDPKNVGQRVQEILSGDRPDGQIPQKWDGKAAERIAGHIENHLAPATA